Proteins encoded together in one Actinomycetota bacterium window:
- a CDS encoding SDR family NAD(P)-dependent oxidoreductase, translating to MIALVTGASSGIGAATARRLAVEPDTRLVLVARRRERLEGLAAELGGATVIAADLVEEATPALVAERVEAEHGRLDLLVNNAGIRGRGGFAEGGWVEVKQVMATNFDAPVRLTEALLPLLRRSAPSGIVNVGSVAGRVSRPRAGAYSASKFALAGWTEALQMEEVPHGVHVALVQPGFVDTEGLPQRKMLARPWTRWMVSSEDKVAEAILDAWRERRFERYVPRPYGLIPIARVLLPGLYRRAVRGGTFTTTAKPD from the coding sequence ATGATCGCCCTGGTCACGGGGGCCTCCAGCGGGATCGGGGCGGCCACGGCGCGGCGGCTGGCCGTCGAGCCGGACACCCGCCTGGTGCTGGTGGCCCGGCGCCGCGAGCGGCTGGAGGGGCTGGCCGCCGAGTTGGGCGGGGCCACGGTGATCGCCGCCGACCTGGTCGAGGAGGCGACCCCGGCGCTGGTCGCCGAGCGGGTCGAGGCCGAGCATGGGCGGCTCGACCTGCTGGTCAACAACGCCGGGATCCGCGGGCGGGGCGGCTTCGCCGAGGGCGGCTGGGTCGAGGTGAAACAGGTCATGGCGACCAACTTCGACGCCCCGGTGCGGCTGACCGAGGCCCTGTTGCCGCTGCTGCGCCGCTCCGCCCCCAGCGGGATCGTCAACGTCGGCAGCGTGGCCGGGCGGGTGTCGCGGCCCCGGGCCGGGGCCTACTCGGCCAGCAAGTTCGCCCTCGCCGGCTGGACCGAGGCGCTGCAGATGGAGGAGGTGCCCCACGGCGTCCACGTCGCCCTCGTCCAGCCCGGCTTCGTGGACACCGAGGGCCTACCGCAACGGAAGATGCTGGCCCGGCCCTGGACCCGCTGGATGGTCTCGAGCGAGGACAAGGTGGCCGAGGCGATCCTCGATGCCTGGCGCGAGCGCCGATTCGAGCGCTACGTGCCCCGACCCTACGGGCTGATCCCGATCGCCCGGGTCCTGCTGCCCGGCCTGTACCGCCGGGCGGTCCGCGGCGGCACCTTCACCACCACGGCCAAGCCCGACTAG